A single Stigmatopora argus isolate UIUO_Sarg chromosome 7, RoL_Sarg_1.0, whole genome shotgun sequence DNA region contains:
- the gemin6 gene encoding gem-associated protein 6, whose translation MASGYSEDDSAVTPALASGCSDDWPSLGPLQWSAYVNNELRVTASGKVFGGWLLTVDPVSASLVLVTLGATEHEPNGLCVVMGAAVRRVEKIREADEAAASRLRGLFATSATASESACGGADPGRRAGLRRWLESQHVPVEERGDGLLVAGALLVTPPYGPDDCDCGGGNPIILGRVRELLQRYYAREDSPSHSPTSVK comes from the exons ATGGCTAGTGGCTACTCCGAAGACGACTCGGCCGTCACGCCCGCTTTGGCTAGCGGCTGCTCTGACGACTGGCCCAGCTTGGGTCCTCTGCAGTGGAGCGCTTACGTCAACAACGAGCTCCGAGTGACGGCGTCGGGGAAAGTGTTTGGAGGCTGGCTGCTCACGGTCGACCCCGTGTCCGCCAG CCTGGTCCTGGTCACCTTGGGCGCCACGGAGCACGAGCCCAACGGCCTCTGCGTGGTGATGGGCGCCGCGGTGCGCCGCGTGGAGAAAATCCGGGAGGCGGACGAGGCCGCGGCCTCGCGCCTTCGCGGGCTCTTCGCCACCTCGGCCACGGCGTCGGAGTCGGCGTGCGGCGGGGCCGACCCGGGGCGGCGAGCCGGCCTCCGCCGCTGGCTGGAGAGCCAGCACGTCCCCGTGGAGGAGCGCGGCGACGGACTGCTGGTGGCCGGCGCCCTGCTGGTGACGCCACCGTACGGGCCGGACGACTGCGACTGCGGGGGCGGAAACCCCATCATCTTGGGCAGGGTGCGGGAGCTGCTCCAACGATACTACGCCCGGGAAGACTCTCCCTCTCACTCGCCCACATCTGTCAAATAA